One genomic segment of Helianthus annuus cultivar XRQ/B chromosome 14, HanXRQr2.0-SUNRISE, whole genome shotgun sequence includes these proteins:
- the LOC110906577 gene encoding uncharacterized protein LOC110906577, translating into MKLFLKIAQEDRVKKGNELVPCPCMECKNFTDFKDIRDIEYHLLRNGFMFNYTCWSKHGESLANRSTTSINLGSNYNDENNAPHIRDDIDNLNEGYDNINEVNDNLNDMRDDLEANADDSDLEKLQQLFADEEKPLYVGCTKFSKLSAVLKLFNLKTNYSWSDKSFTCLLELLHDMLPTDNELPISVYQAKKLMCPMELEVERIHACPNDCMLYRNQYEKAHTCITCGESRYKRKNETNDYDDDVMKNGPPAKLLWYFPIIPRLKRLFANPKGSKLLRWHSEERKDDGKLRHVADSPQWRNFDYDYPDFGNEVRNIRFGLSSDGINPFGNMSSRHSTWPVLLCIYNLPPCLCMKRKYIMMSLLIQGPKQPGNDIDVYLSPLIDDLKTLWSPGVDMYDAYEKTNFKLRAMIFCTISDFPAYANLSGYSTKGKLAYPVCENETSSIRLKHCKKTVYMGHRRFLPRDHYYRRLTEEFDGNEELGRARKGFDAFSRVENMNTVLGKRSSTETRDNWKKRSIFWDLPYWKSLEVRHYLDVMHIEKNVCDSLLGLLLNIPGKTKDGINVRKDMEEMGIRKDLAPVERAKSIYLPPACYTMSREEKRKFCQCLHDIKVPSSYSANIKRLVSMKECKLLGMKSHDCHVLMTHMIPIAIRGLLPKEVRHTITKLCLFFNMIHSKVIDPEVLDSWEKDIYITLCELEMYFPPSFFDIMVHLVSHIVKEIKSCGPVFLRYMYPFERYMGVLKGYVRNTNRPEGSIVQGYTSEEATEFCTGYLEGVKSIGVPKSRHSGRLAGVGGVGKRLITPPPDEIKIAHFTVLQHMTCIAPYVNEHKRILRSTHLHKSDNWYTKQHNEGFCDWLKKKVEETYGEPNVDKTVEKLGMGPDFRVISYQGYDINGYTFYTKKQDDKTATQNSGVTQIASSTKGDKMIIAKESYYGVIQEIWELSYDSFTIPLFRLLQGKRRILGVDDVDDEEEYNQFDELPPFSVGIQQGNDYITIGTSYLRRSDHDDGISIEKPTQTKKSKDKQ; encoded by the exons ATGAAACTTTTTCTTAAGATTGCTCAAGAGGATCGTGTGAAAAAAGGAAACGAACTTGTTCCGTGTCCTTGTATGGAATGTAAAAATTTTACCGACTTCAAGGATATACGAGATATCGAGTATCATTTGTTGAGAAATGGATTTATGTTTAATTATACTTGTTGGTCAAAACACGGGGAGTCACTTGCTAATCGGAGCACAACCTCAATAAATTTAGGCTCTAATTATAATGATGAGAACAACGCTCCGCATATTAGAGATGACATTGATAATTTAAACGAGGGCTATGATAATATAAACGAGGTCAACGATAATTTAAATGACATGCGCGATGATTTGGAAGCCAATGCTGATGACAGTGATCTAGAAAAACTACAACAATTATTTGCTGACGAAGAGAAACCGTTATATGTTGGTTGTACAAAATTTTCTAAGCTTAGCGCTGTGTTAAAACTCTTTAACTTAAAGACAAACTACAGTTGGAGCGATAAGAGTTTTACATGTCTACTGGAGTTATTGCACGATATGCTACCCACAGACAACGAGCTACCCATATCTGTGTACCAAGCTAAGAAATTAATGTGTCCAATGGAATTAGAGGTGGAAAGAATACATGCATGTCCCAATGATTGTATGTTGTATAGAAATCAGTACGAGAAAGCTCATACGTGTATTACATGCGGTGAATCAAGGTACAAACGTAAAAATGAAACTAATGATTATGACGACGATGTGATGAAAAATGGGCCTCCAGCTAAATTATTATGGTATTTCCCAATTATACCAAGATTAAAGCGTTTATTTGCTAATCCTAAAGGTTCAAAGTTGTTGCGTTGGCATTCCGAAGAGCGTAAGGATGATGGAAAGTTAAGACATGTGGCGGATTCACCTCAGTGGAGAAACTTTGATTACGATTATCCCGATTTTGGAAACGAGGTTAGAAATATACGATTTGGCCTTAGTTCAGATGGTATCAATCCTTTCGGAAACATGAGTAGTCGTCATAGTACTTGGCCGGTTCTTTTATGCATCTACAACCTTCCTCCATGTCTATGCATGAAAAGAAAATACATAATGATGTCATTGTTAATTCAGGGTCCAAAACAACCTGGTAATGACATTGATGTTTATTTGTCTCCTTTGATTGATGACCTTAAAACCCTATGGAGCCCAGGTGTAGACATGTACGATGCTTATGAAAAGACGAACTTTAAGTTACGCGCCATGATTTTTTGCACTATAAGTGATTTCCCAGCATACGCCAATCTGTCAGGATATAGTACAAAAGGTAAACTAGCTTATCCTGTGTGTGAAAACGAAACAAGCTCTATAAGATTAAAACATTGCAAAAAAACTGTGTATATGGGACATCGACGATTTCTTCCACGAGATCATTATTATCGAAGACTCACAGAAGAGTTTGACGGAAATGAGGAGCTCGGAAGGGCTAGGAAAGGTTTTGATGCATTTTCACGAGTAGAAAATATGAATACCGTTCTAGGAAAAAGATCTAGTACCGAGACCAGAGACAATTGGAAAAAGAGGTCAATTTTTTGGGATTTGCCTTACTGGAAAAGTTTGGAAGTTCGACATTACCTAGATGTTATGCATATTGAGAAAAATGTGTGCGATAGTTTGTTGGGCCTATTGTTAAACATTCCTGGAAAAACTAAAGATGGGATTAATGTTCGTAAAGACATGGAAGAAATGGGAATACGTAAAGACCTTGCCCCTGTTGAGAGAGCTAAGAGTATTTATCTCCCACCGGCATGTTATACCATGTCACGTGAAGAAAAAAGGAAGTTTTGTCAATGTTTACACGATATTAAAGTTCCATCTAGTTATTCAGCAAATATTAAAAGGCTGGTGTCGATGAAAGAATGTAAATTGCTCGGTATGAAGTCTCATGATTGCCATGTTTTGATGACACATATGATTCCTATTGCAATTCGCGGGTTGTTACCTAAGGAAGTCCGACATACAATCACAaaactttgtttgttttttaacatgATTCATTCAAAGGTTATTGATCCCGAAGTGTTGGATAGTTGGGAGAAGGATATTTATATTACCCTTTGTGAACTAGAGATGTACTTTCCACCGTCCTTTTTTGATATAATGGTTCATCTAGTATCTCATATCGTAAAAGAGATAAAGTCTTGTGGTCCTGTATTCCTACGATACATGTATCCCTTTGAAAGATACATGGGTGTGTTAAAAGGTTATGTGAGAAACACTAATCGACCAGAAGGTAGCATTGTTCAAGGGTATACATCTGAAGAGGCGACTGAGTTCTGCACAG GGTATTTGGAAGGCGTTAAAAGTATTGGTGTTCCTAAATCACGTCATTCAGGTCGACTTGCAGGCGTTGGAGGAGTTGGTAAGAGATTAATCACCCCACCACCTGATGAGATAAAAATTGCTCATTTTACAGTTTTACAACACATGACATGTATTGCTCCGTATGTCAATGAACATAAGCGTATACTACGGTCGACACACTTGCACAAGTCAGATAATTGGTATACCAAACAACATAACGAGGGGTTTTGTGATTGGTTGAAGAAAAAGGTGGAGGAAACTTATGGTGAACCAAATGTTGATAAAACTGTTGAGAAATTGGGGATGGGGCCAGATTTTAGAGTAATATCTTACCAAGGGTATGATATTAACGGTTATACATTTTACACTAAAAAACAAGATGATAAAACTGCAACGCAAAATAGCGGAGTCACACAAATAGCCTCAAGTACAAAGGGTGACAAAATGATAATCGCCAAAGAATCATATTACGGTGTCATACAAGAAAT